One segment of Nostoc piscinale CENA21 DNA contains the following:
- a CDS encoding DUF6887 family protein: protein MSQVNYAAMSDEELRRYFLQHRDDKLAFRAYLDRLNEHPHKIITTVDDPDFDAKIQAAIMEKMQAADNNGDAKA from the coding sequence ATGAGTCAGGTTAACTATGCTGCTATGTCTGATGAAGAATTGAGACGATACTTTCTACAACATCGTGATGACAAGCTGGCATTTCGGGCTTATCTTGATAGATTAAATGAGCATCCACACAAGATAATTACGACTGTAGACGATCCTGATTTTGATGCCAAAATTCAAGCAGCAATTATGGAGAAAATGCAAGCCGCAGATAATAACGGCGACGCAAAAGCTTAA
- a CDS encoding site-specific DNA-methyltransferase encodes MYTVWSYGLICNHCQQEFIFWDVGRDEKPSVKESKIKKEFNCPHCNSLLKKRNLKRTQRYPVAIGYKCCGHRLKESCVPLDSFDHHLIDSIESSLIPENLWFPQNKIPVGVNTRQPISAGINTIDQCYTHRALYAMAFLWNEASNWPDKEIREKLLFTLTSLYQRVTVFSEFRFWGGSGNTANFNVPTIMNEQNVFQTFQRKAATISWYFRESAHIPRTVQVSTQSACSLSQLPNKSIDYVFTDPPFGSNINYSEMNLIWESWLQQWTDNTEEAIVNSVQGKSYEDYQNLLTKAFMEIKRVLKDKSWLTVAFHNSSEKVWMVIQKALADAGFEIKGTQIFDKKHGTFKMFVSDNAVGYDLILHCQKIDNIQLYPQKNIQINQNNDQIVQQNIIKFIKKYLAQEKKFY; translated from the coding sequence TTGTATACTGTTTGGAGCTACGGATTAATTTGTAATCATTGTCAGCAAGAATTTATTTTTTGGGATGTTGGACGTGATGAGAAACCTTCTGTTAAAGAAAGTAAAATCAAAAAAGAATTCAACTGTCCTCACTGTAATTCCTTACTTAAAAAACGTAATCTCAAACGAACTCAACGTTACCCTGTAGCTATTGGTTACAAATGTTGCGGACATCGCCTAAAAGAAAGTTGCGTGCCTTTGGACTCTTTTGATCATCATCTTATTGATTCAATAGAAAGTTCATTAATTCCCGAAAATCTTTGGTTCCCACAAAATAAGATTCCAGTCGGAGTAAATACCCGTCAACCCATCTCTGCTGGTATTAATACAATCGACCAATGCTATACCCATAGAGCTTTATATGCAATGGCATTTCTCTGGAATGAAGCATCTAATTGGCCAGATAAAGAAATTCGAGAAAAGCTTTTGTTTACATTAACATCTTTATACCAACGTGTAACAGTTTTTAGTGAGTTTCGATTTTGGGGTGGTAGTGGTAATACGGCTAACTTTAATGTCCCAACTATCATGAATGAGCAAAATGTTTTTCAAACTTTTCAAAGAAAAGCTGCAACAATTAGTTGGTATTTTCGAGAATCTGCTCACATTCCTCGCACTGTTCAAGTCAGTACCCAGTCTGCCTGTAGCCTTAGCCAATTACCGAATAAATCTATTGATTATGTGTTCACAGACCCTCCGTTTGGATCGAACATTAATTATTCGGAAATGAATCTTATTTGGGAAAGTTGGCTGCAACAATGGACGGATAATACAGAAGAGGCGATCGTCAATTCTGTTCAAGGTAAAAGTTATGAAGATTATCAGAATCTTCTCACTAAAGCTTTTATGGAGATTAAACGAGTACTGAAAGATAAGAGTTGGTTAACTGTTGCATTTCATAACTCATCGGAAAAAGTATGGATGGTAATTCAAAAAGCTTTAGCAGATGCAGGTTTTGAAATTAAAGGAACTCAAATTTTCGATAAAAAGCATGGCACATTTAAGATGTTTGTGTCAGATAATGCTGTGGGCTACGATTTAATATTGCATTGTCAAAAAATTGACAATATTCAATTATATCCACAAAAAAACATACAGATAAATCAAAATAATGACCAGATAGTACAGCAAAATATAATTAAATTTATCAAAAAATATTTGGCTCAAGAAAAAAAGTTTTACTAA